A region of Bacillus cabrialesii DNA encodes the following proteins:
- the clpQ gene encoding ATP-dependent protease subunit ClpQ, producing MSSFHATTIFAVQHKGRSAMSGDGQVTFGQAVVMKHTARKVRKLFNGKVLAGFAGSVADAFTLFEKFEAKLEEYNGNIKRAAVELAKEWRSDKVLRKLEAMLIVMNQDTLLLVSGTGEVIEPDDGILAIGSGGNYALAAGRALKKHAGESMSASEIARAALETAGEICVYTNDQIILEELE from the coding sequence ATGTCATCTTTTCATGCGACCACAATATTTGCCGTGCAGCATAAGGGACGAAGCGCTATGTCCGGAGACGGGCAAGTGACATTTGGTCAGGCTGTTGTCATGAAACACACTGCAAGAAAAGTGAGAAAACTGTTTAACGGCAAGGTTCTTGCCGGGTTTGCAGGATCTGTTGCAGACGCTTTCACTTTATTCGAAAAGTTTGAAGCTAAGCTTGAAGAATATAACGGCAACATAAAACGGGCGGCTGTTGAGCTTGCGAAGGAATGGCGCAGCGATAAAGTGCTTAGAAAGCTTGAAGCCATGCTGATTGTTATGAATCAGGATACTTTGCTTCTCGTATCGGGAACAGGCGAGGTGATTGAACCAGATGACGGCATTCTCGCGATTGGATCAGGAGGCAACTATGCTTTGGCAGCCGGAAGAGCTTTGAAAAAGCATGCCGGTGAAAGTATGTCTGCAAGTGAGATTGCTAGAGCCGCGTTAGAAACAGCAGGCGAAATTTGTGTTTACACGAACGATCAAATCATACTGGAAGAGCTTGAATAG
- the sucC gene encoding ADP-forming succinate--CoA ligase subunit beta encodes MNIHEYQGKEVLRKYGVSVPEGKVAFTAEEAVEKAKSLSSSVYVVKAQIHAGGRGKAGGVKIAKSLDEVKAYAEELLGKTLVTHQTGPDGQVIKRLLIEEGCDIKKEYYVGLVLDRATSRIVLMASEEGGTEIEEVAEKTPEKIKKAVIDPAVGLQGYQAREIAFAINIPKELVGKAAKFMLGLYKAFVEKDCSIAEINPLVVTGDGNVMALDAKLNFDSNALYRQKDILEYRDLDEEDPKEIEASKYDLSYISLDGNIGCMVNGAGLAMSTMDIIKHYGGEPANFLDVGGGATAEKVTEAFKIILSDQNVKGIFVNIFGGIMKCDVIAEGVVEATRQVGLTLPLVVRLEGTNVDLGKKILSESGLNITSAESMADGAQKIVSLV; translated from the coding sequence ATGAATATCCATGAGTACCAGGGAAAAGAAGTCCTCAGAAAATATGGGGTATCTGTTCCTGAAGGTAAAGTGGCTTTTACAGCAGAAGAAGCAGTTGAGAAAGCAAAGAGCTTATCCAGCTCGGTTTATGTCGTAAAGGCTCAAATTCATGCTGGCGGTCGAGGCAAAGCTGGTGGGGTAAAAATAGCAAAATCATTAGACGAAGTGAAAGCGTATGCCGAAGAACTTTTAGGGAAGACCCTAGTTACACATCAGACGGGTCCGGACGGCCAAGTAATAAAACGCTTACTTATTGAAGAAGGCTGCGATATTAAAAAAGAATACTACGTAGGGCTCGTGCTTGACCGCGCCACTTCCAGAATCGTTCTGATGGCTTCTGAAGAAGGCGGAACGGAAATTGAAGAAGTAGCGGAGAAAACACCGGAAAAAATCAAAAAAGCTGTCATTGATCCGGCTGTCGGCCTCCAAGGCTATCAAGCCAGAGAAATCGCATTCGCTATTAATATTCCAAAGGAGCTCGTGGGAAAAGCTGCTAAATTTATGCTTGGACTATATAAAGCGTTTGTTGAGAAAGACTGCTCAATCGCCGAAATTAATCCGCTCGTTGTCACTGGTGACGGAAATGTAATGGCGCTTGATGCGAAATTGAATTTCGACAGCAATGCGTTGTACAGACAAAAGGACATTTTGGAGTACAGAGATTTGGATGAAGAAGATCCGAAAGAAATCGAAGCGTCCAAATATGACTTAAGCTACATTTCCCTTGACGGAAATATTGGCTGTATGGTAAACGGCGCGGGACTTGCAATGTCCACAATGGATATTATCAAGCATTATGGAGGAGAACCGGCCAACTTCCTTGATGTGGGCGGCGGTGCAACCGCAGAAAAAGTCACGGAAGCATTTAAAATCATTCTTTCTGATCAAAACGTTAAAGGGATTTTTGTCAACATTTTCGGCGGCATTATGAAATGTGATGTCATCGCAGAAGGGGTTGTTGAAGCGACAAGACAAGTCGGTTTGACATTGCCGCTTGTCGTCCGTCTTGAAGGCACAAACGTGGATCTAGGGAAGAAAATCCTTAGTGAATCAGGATTAAATATTACATCTGCGGAATCAATGGCTGACGGCGCGCAGAAAATCGTATCCTTAGTTTAG
- the hslU gene encoding HslU--HslV peptidase ATPase subunit, which yields MRRMEKKPLTPRQIVDRLDQYIVGQQNAKKAVAVALRNRYRRSLLDEKLKDEVVPKNILMMGPTGVGKTEIARRIAKLSGAPFIKIEATKFTEVGYVGRDVESMVRDLVETSVRLIKEEKMNEVKEQAEENANKRIVRLLVPGKKKQSGVKNPFEMFFGGSQPNSEDEAESQEEANIEEKRKRMAHQLALGELEDYYVTVEVEEQQPSMFDMLQGSGMEQMGMNMQDALSGLMPKKKKRRKMTVREARKVLTNEEASKLIDMDEVSQEAVQRAEESGIIFIDEIDKIAKNGGASSSADVSREGVQRDILPIVEGSTVVTKYGSVKTDHVLFIAAGAFHMAKPSDLIPELQGRFPIRVELSKLTVDDFVRILVEPDNALLKQYQALLQTEGISLEFSDEAIHKIAEVAYHVNQDTDNIGARRLHTILERLLEDLSFEAPDVTMEKITITPQYVEDKLGTIAKNKDLSQFIL from the coding sequence TTGAGGCGCATGGAAAAAAAACCGTTAACTCCAAGACAGATTGTAGATCGGTTAGACCAATATATTGTCGGTCAGCAAAACGCGAAAAAAGCTGTCGCCGTGGCATTAAGAAACCGCTATAGAAGAAGTCTTCTGGATGAAAAGCTGAAGGACGAGGTCGTTCCGAAAAACATTTTAATGATGGGGCCTACCGGCGTTGGAAAAACTGAAATTGCCAGAAGAATCGCCAAGCTTTCAGGAGCGCCATTTATCAAAATTGAAGCAACAAAATTTACCGAAGTCGGCTATGTAGGCAGAGATGTTGAATCAATGGTCAGAGACCTTGTGGAAACTTCTGTTCGGCTTATAAAAGAAGAGAAAATGAATGAAGTAAAGGAGCAGGCAGAAGAAAATGCAAACAAACGCATTGTTCGTCTGTTAGTTCCTGGGAAGAAAAAACAATCAGGCGTTAAAAATCCGTTTGAAATGTTTTTTGGCGGGAGCCAGCCGAACAGCGAAGATGAAGCGGAGAGCCAGGAAGAAGCCAACATTGAGGAAAAAAGAAAACGCATGGCGCATCAGCTCGCTTTAGGAGAGCTCGAAGACTACTATGTAACAGTAGAAGTCGAAGAGCAGCAGCCTTCTATGTTTGACATGCTGCAGGGCTCGGGTATGGAGCAGATGGGTATGAATATGCAGGATGCTCTGAGCGGATTAATGCCAAAGAAAAAGAAACGGCGCAAAATGACAGTCAGAGAAGCCAGAAAAGTCCTGACGAATGAAGAAGCAAGCAAACTCATCGATATGGATGAAGTCAGCCAGGAAGCTGTTCAGAGAGCGGAAGAGAGCGGCATTATCTTTATCGACGAGATTGATAAAATTGCAAAAAACGGCGGCGCATCATCCTCTGCCGATGTATCAAGAGAAGGCGTTCAGCGGGATATCCTTCCGATCGTTGAGGGTTCTACCGTTGTCACTAAATATGGTTCGGTAAAAACAGACCATGTGTTATTTATTGCAGCAGGAGCGTTTCATATGGCCAAACCATCTGATTTGATTCCTGAGCTGCAAGGGCGTTTTCCGATTCGTGTAGAACTGAGCAAACTCACGGTAGACGACTTCGTGAGGATTCTGGTTGAGCCGGATAATGCGCTGCTGAAACAATATCAGGCATTATTGCAGACAGAAGGTATATCTCTTGAATTTTCTGACGAAGCTATTCATAAGATTGCTGAAGTAGCTTATCATGTGAACCAGGACACAGATAATATTGGTGCGAGACGCCTTCATACAATACTTGAACGTCTATTAGAAGATCTGTCGTTTGAAGCTCCTGATGTAACAATGGAGAAAATAACGATTACACCGCAGTATGTCGAAGATAAGCTCGGAACGATAGCCAAAAACAAAGATTTAAGTCAATTTATATTGTGA
- the xerC gene encoding tyrosine recombinase XerC: MENVKNFVKLFVEYLQIEKNYSQYTIVNYVDSIEEFETFLRVQGINGFEEAAYQDTRIFLTEAYEKGLSRRTISKKISALRSFYKFLMREKLVEENPFQLVHLPKQEKRIPKFLYQKELEELFEVSDISQPTGMRDQALLELLYATGMRVSECCSITVNDVDLFMDTVLVHGKGKKQRYIPFGSYAREALKVYMNSGRQCLLMKAKEPHDLLFVNQRGGPLTARGIRHILSGLVQKASGTLHIHPHMLRHTFATHLLNEGADLRSVQELLGHSNLSSTQIYTHVSKEMLRNTYMSHHPRAFKKN; the protein is encoded by the coding sequence ATGGAGAATGTTAAGAATTTCGTAAAGTTATTCGTAGAATATTTACAAATTGAAAAAAATTATTCACAATATACTATTGTGAATTATGTGGATTCAATTGAAGAATTCGAGACTTTCCTGCGCGTTCAAGGTATAAATGGATTTGAAGAAGCTGCATATCAAGATACTAGGATTTTTTTGACGGAAGCCTATGAAAAAGGTTTATCGAGAAGAACAATAAGCAAAAAGATATCTGCATTAAGAAGCTTTTATAAGTTTCTGATGCGTGAAAAGCTTGTTGAAGAGAATCCGTTTCAGCTTGTTCATCTGCCAAAACAAGAGAAACGGATACCGAAGTTTCTATATCAAAAAGAGCTTGAGGAACTGTTTGAAGTTTCAGATATAAGCCAGCCGACCGGAATGAGGGACCAAGCGCTGTTAGAGCTTCTCTATGCCACCGGAATGAGGGTCAGTGAATGCTGTTCCATAACTGTTAACGACGTTGATTTATTTATGGACACTGTCCTTGTTCACGGTAAAGGCAAGAAGCAGCGCTATATCCCCTTTGGGTCTTACGCCCGCGAAGCGTTGAAGGTATATATGAATAGCGGAAGACAGTGCTTGCTGATGAAAGCAAAAGAACCTCATGACCTATTATTCGTAAATCAAAGAGGCGGACCGCTTACGGCCCGAGGCATCAGACATATTTTGAGCGGGCTTGTTCAAAAAGCGTCCGGTACTTTACATATCCATCCGCATATGCTTCGACATACGTTCGCCACTCATCTGTTAAACGAAGGAGCAGATTTGAGAAGCGTTCAGGAACTGCTCGGGCATTCCAATCTGTCTTCGACACAGATATACACGCACGTTTCGAAGGAAATGTTGAGAAACACATATATGTCTCACCATCCAAGAGCTTTTAAGAAAAATTAA
- the flgB gene encoding flagellar basal body rod protein FlgB, with protein sequence MSLFSGTIQNLENALNRADIKQKVITNNIANIDTPNYKAKKVSFQNLLDQESSRLDAIKTDYRHVDFSDTDSNYSIVTSGDTSYQQNGNNVDVDKEMTELAQNQINYQALVERMNGKFNSLKTVLTGGK encoded by the coding sequence TTGAGCTTATTTTCTGGAACGATACAAAATCTTGAAAATGCCTTGAACAGAGCGGATATTAAGCAAAAAGTCATAACTAATAATATCGCCAATATAGATACACCGAACTATAAGGCAAAAAAAGTCTCTTTCCAAAATTTATTAGATCAAGAATCCTCGCGTCTTGATGCGATAAAAACAGACTATCGTCATGTTGATTTTTCTGATACTGATTCGAATTATTCAATTGTAACGAGCGGAGATACATCGTATCAGCAAAACGGAAACAATGTTGATGTCGACAAAGAGATGACAGAGTTGGCACAAAATCAAATCAACTATCAAGCTTTAGTTGAAAGAATGAACGGTAAATTTAATTCGCTGAAGACCGTATTAACAGGAGGAAAATGA
- the sucD gene encoding succinate--CoA ligase subunit alpha — MSVFINKDTRVIVQGITGSTALFHTKQMLEYGTNIVGGVTPGKGGTEAEGVPVFNTVAEAVQTTGANASVIYVPAPFAADAIMEAVDAELDLVICITEHIPVLDMVKVKRFMEGKKTRLIGPNCPGVITPEECKIGIMPGYIHKKGHVGVVSRSGTLTYEAVHQLSEAGVGQSTAVGIGGDPVNGTNFIDVLKAFNEDPDTHAVIMIGEIGGTAEEEAAEWVKANMTKPVVGFIGGKTAPPGKRMGHAGAIISGGKGTADEKIKTLNACGIEVAETPSVMGETLIKVLKEKNLFETCKTH; from the coding sequence ATGAGTGTTTTTATTAATAAAGATACAAGAGTTATTGTGCAAGGGATTACAGGTTCTACCGCTTTATTTCATACGAAGCAGATGCTCGAATACGGCACAAATATCGTAGGCGGTGTAACACCTGGAAAAGGCGGAACTGAAGCGGAAGGTGTTCCTGTATTTAATACAGTGGCTGAAGCCGTTCAAACGACCGGCGCTAACGCGTCTGTTATATATGTGCCGGCACCATTTGCAGCTGATGCGATTATGGAAGCGGTAGATGCCGAGCTTGATCTCGTGATTTGTATCACAGAGCATATTCCGGTTTTGGACATGGTGAAGGTCAAACGCTTCATGGAAGGCAAGAAAACGAGACTGATAGGGCCGAACTGCCCTGGTGTCATTACGCCTGAAGAATGTAAAATCGGCATTATGCCTGGATATATCCATAAAAAGGGCCATGTAGGCGTTGTATCGCGTTCAGGAACATTAACATACGAAGCGGTGCACCAGCTGTCAGAAGCGGGTGTAGGACAATCTACAGCTGTTGGAATCGGCGGCGACCCTGTAAATGGCACAAACTTTATTGACGTTTTAAAAGCGTTTAACGAAGATCCTGACACACACGCTGTCATCATGATTGGCGAAATCGGCGGTACTGCTGAAGAGGAAGCGGCAGAGTGGGTAAAAGCCAACATGACAAAACCGGTCGTCGGTTTTATCGGCGGTAAAACAGCACCTCCAGGGAAACGCATGGGGCATGCAGGCGCCATCATTTCAGGCGGGAAAGGGACAGCTGATGAAAAAATCAAAACCCTTAATGCATGCGGAATAGAAGTTGCAGAGACACCTTCTGTAATGGGTGAAACCTTAATTAAAGTGCTGAAAGAAAAGAACTTGTTCGAAACTTGCAAAACGCATTAA
- the dprA gene encoding DNA-processing protein DprA, protein MDQAAACLMICRINQLLSPSLLLKWWKADPSMSLTSSVLETVTRGKIKTAALKNKIEEHYPKLQRLLDAYHEEGIIPIPISSKQYPIWLKTIYDPPAVLFAKGDMTLLSKGRKIGMVGTRHPTAYGIQVINHLTKELCRKDWVIVSGLASGIDGMSHAASIRAKGRTIGVIAGGFQHIYPRENLQLADHMAKHHILLSEHPPETKPQKWHFPMRNRIISGLSEGIIVVQGKEKSGSLITAYQALEQGREVFAVPGSLFDPYAGGPIKLIQQGAKAIRSADDIFEELPERNVQYTELF, encoded by the coding sequence TTGGATCAGGCCGCTGCCTGTTTAATGATTTGCAGAATCAATCAATTATTATCCCCATCTCTTCTATTAAAATGGTGGAAAGCCGATCCGTCTATGTCGCTGACATCATCCGTGTTAGAAACTGTTACTCGCGGTAAAATAAAGACAGCTGCACTGAAAAACAAAATAGAAGAACATTATCCAAAGCTTCAGCGTCTGCTTGATGCTTACCATGAGGAAGGCATTATCCCCATCCCGATTTCTTCAAAGCAATATCCTATCTGGCTGAAAACGATTTATGATCCCCCCGCCGTCCTGTTTGCTAAGGGTGATATGACCCTTCTATCGAAAGGGAGGAAAATTGGAATGGTAGGGACAAGACATCCGACAGCTTATGGGATACAAGTTATCAATCATCTTACAAAAGAGCTTTGCCGTAAAGATTGGGTGATTGTCAGCGGGCTGGCGTCTGGGATAGACGGAATGTCCCATGCTGCAAGTATTAGGGCGAAGGGGCGGACAATCGGCGTCATTGCAGGCGGATTTCAGCATATTTATCCCCGGGAAAACCTTCAGTTAGCAGATCACATGGCTAAACACCATATCCTTCTGTCAGAACACCCACCTGAAACCAAACCCCAAAAATGGCATTTCCCTATGAGAAATCGTATCATCAGCGGACTAAGTGAAGGCATTATTGTCGTACAGGGCAAAGAAAAAAGCGGTTCACTGATTACTGCATATCAAGCGCTGGAACAAGGGAGAGAAGTATTTGCCGTACCCGGTTCATTATTTGACCCTTACGCCGGAGGTCCTATAAAACTGATTCAGCAGGGGGCTAAAGCCATAAGGTCAGCAGACGATATTTTCGAGGAGCTTCCGGAGAGAAACGTTCAATATACGGAACTCTTTTGA
- the topA gene encoding type I DNA topoisomerase translates to MSDYLVIVESPAKAKTIERYLGKKYKVKASMGHVRDLPKSQMGVDIEQNFEPKYITIRGKGPVLKELKTAAKKAKKVYLAADPDREGEAIAWHLAHSLDLDLNSDCRVVFNEITKDAIKESFKHPRMINMDLVDAQQARRILDRLVGYKISPILWKKVKKGLSAGRVQSVALRLIIDREKEINDFKPEEYWTIDGTFLKGQETFEASFFGKNGKKLPLNSEADVKDILSQLKGNKYTVEKVTKKERKRNPALPFTTSTLQQEAARKLNFRAKKTMMIAQQLYEGIDLGREGTVGLITYMRTDSTRISNTAVDEAAAFIDQAYGKEFLGGKRKPAKKNENAQDAHEAIRPTSVLRKPSELKAVLGRDQMRLYKLIWERFVASQMASAVLDTMSVDLTNNGLTFRANGSKVKFSGFMKVYVEGKDDQLEEKDRMLPDLKEGDTVLSKDIEPEQHFTQPPPRFTEARLVKTLEELGIGRPSTYAPTLDTIQRRGYVGLDNKRFVPTELGQIVLDLIMEFFPEIINVEFTAKMEKDLDHVEEGSTEWVKIIDNFYTDFEKRVKKAESEMKEVEIEPEYAGEDCELCNSPMVYKMGRYGKFLACSNFPDCRNTKPIVKQIGVKCPSCGEGNIVERKSKKKRVFYGCDRYPECEFVSWDKPIERKCPKCGKMLVEKKLKKGIQVQCVECDYKEEPQK, encoded by the coding sequence ATGTCTGATTATCTAGTCATCGTGGAATCGCCCGCTAAGGCGAAAACGATTGAACGTTACTTAGGTAAAAAATATAAAGTGAAAGCATCAATGGGACATGTCCGGGATCTTCCGAAAAGTCAAATGGGAGTTGACATAGAACAGAATTTCGAACCGAAATATATTACCATTCGAGGAAAAGGACCGGTATTAAAAGAGCTGAAAACGGCTGCGAAAAAGGCCAAAAAAGTCTATCTCGCAGCCGACCCCGACAGAGAAGGGGAAGCGATTGCATGGCACTTGGCGCACAGTCTTGATTTAGATCTCAATTCAGACTGCCGTGTGGTGTTTAATGAAATTACAAAAGACGCCATTAAGGAATCGTTTAAGCATCCACGCATGATCAATATGGATTTAGTGGATGCACAGCAGGCGAGACGTATTTTAGACAGGCTTGTCGGATATAAAATCAGTCCTATCCTTTGGAAAAAAGTCAAAAAAGGGCTTAGCGCAGGCCGCGTGCAATCCGTTGCCCTCCGTTTGATTATTGATCGTGAAAAAGAAATTAACGATTTTAAGCCAGAGGAATATTGGACGATTGACGGCACGTTCTTAAAAGGACAGGAAACGTTTGAAGCGAGCTTTTTCGGAAAAAACGGCAAAAAACTTCCTTTAAATAGTGAAGCCGATGTAAAAGACATTCTTTCTCAGCTTAAAGGCAATAAATACACAGTTGAAAAAGTAACGAAAAAGGAACGCAAGCGTAATCCAGCCTTGCCTTTTACCACTTCCACCCTGCAACAGGAAGCGGCGCGCAAGCTCAATTTCAGAGCGAAGAAAACGATGATGATTGCACAGCAATTATATGAAGGAATCGATCTTGGAAGAGAAGGAACTGTCGGTCTGATCACGTATATGAGAACGGATTCAACTCGTATTTCAAATACGGCGGTTGATGAAGCAGCTGCATTTATTGATCAGGCATACGGCAAAGAGTTCTTAGGCGGCAAACGCAAGCCTGCGAAAAAGAATGAAAATGCCCAGGACGCTCACGAAGCTATCCGCCCGACATCAGTTCTCAGAAAACCAAGTGAATTAAAAGCAGTACTTGGCAGAGATCAGATGAGATTATATAAATTAATTTGGGAGCGCTTTGTTGCCAGCCAAATGGCATCTGCTGTTCTCGATACAATGAGTGTCGACTTGACAAACAATGGTTTGACATTTCGTGCAAATGGAAGTAAAGTCAAATTTTCCGGGTTTATGAAGGTGTATGTTGAAGGAAAAGACGACCAACTGGAAGAAAAAGACCGGATGCTGCCCGACTTAAAAGAAGGCGACACGGTATTATCAAAAGATATAGAACCGGAGCAGCATTTTACCCAGCCGCCTCCGCGCTTTACTGAGGCACGGCTCGTTAAAACCCTTGAAGAACTAGGAATCGGCCGTCCTTCCACATATGCTCCGACGCTTGATACCATTCAGCGGCGCGGCTACGTGGGTTTGGATAATAAACGCTTTGTTCCGACTGAACTGGGACAGATCGTTCTTGACTTGATCATGGAATTTTTCCCGGAAATCATTAACGTTGAGTTTACAGCGAAAATGGAAAAAGACCTTGATCATGTTGAAGAAGGCAGCACCGAATGGGTTAAAATTATTGATAACTTCTATACCGATTTTGAAAAACGGGTCAAAAAAGCTGAATCGGAAATGAAGGAAGTTGAAATCGAGCCGGAATATGCAGGGGAAGATTGTGAATTGTGCAATTCTCCAATGGTATATAAGATGGGCCGATACGGTAAATTCTTAGCTTGCTCCAACTTCCCGGACTGCCGGAACACCAAACCGATTGTGAAACAAATCGGCGTGAAGTGCCCGAGCTGCGGTGAAGGTAATATTGTAGAGCGAAAATCGAAAAAGAAACGGGTTTTTTACGGCTGTGACCGTTATCCAGAGTGTGAATTCGTTTCTTGGGACAAACCAATTGAACGAAAATGCCCGAAATGCGGAAAAATGCTGGTCGAGAAAAAACTCAAAAAAGGCATACAAGTCCAATGCGTGGAATGCGATTATAAGGAAGAACCACAGAAGTAG
- the trmFO gene encoding FADH(2)-oxidizing methylenetetrahydrofolate--tRNA-(uracil(54)-C(5))-methyltransferase TrmFO, with translation MNQQTVNVIGAGLAGSEAAWQLAKRGIQVKLYEMRPVKQTPAHHTDKFAELVCSNSLRSNTLANAVGVLKEEMRALDSAIIAAADECSVPAGGALAVDRHEFAQSVTNRVKNHPNVTVINEEVTEIPEGPTIIATGPLTSESLSAQLKELTGEDYLYFYDAAAPIVEKDSLDMDKVYLKSRYDKGEAAYLNCPMTEEEFDRFHEALTSAETVPLKEFEKEIFFEGCMPIEVMAKRGKKTMLFGPMKPVGLEHPVTGKRPYAVVQLRQDDAAGTLYNIVGFQTHLKWGDQKEVLKLIPGLENVEIVRYGVMHRNTFINSPSLLKPTYQFKNRSDLFFAGQMTGVEGYVESAASGLVAGINAAKLVLGEELVTFPQETAIGSMAHYITTTNQKNFQPMNANFGLLKELPVKIKNKKERNEQYANRAIETIQTISKTI, from the coding sequence ATGAACCAACAAACAGTGAATGTAATCGGAGCCGGACTCGCAGGAAGTGAAGCGGCATGGCAGCTTGCCAAACGGGGGATTCAAGTCAAGTTATATGAAATGCGCCCTGTTAAACAAACGCCTGCGCACCATACAGATAAATTTGCCGAGCTTGTGTGCAGCAACTCCCTGCGTTCCAATACGCTCGCTAACGCTGTCGGTGTATTAAAGGAAGAAATGCGGGCGCTTGATTCCGCCATCATCGCGGCTGCTGACGAATGTTCGGTGCCTGCCGGCGGCGCTCTTGCAGTAGACCGTCATGAATTTGCCCAAAGTGTGACAAATCGGGTTAAAAATCATCCAAACGTAACCGTTATTAATGAAGAAGTGACAGAAATTCCTGAAGGTCCTACCATTATCGCAACGGGTCCATTAACATCTGAATCACTGTCTGCCCAACTGAAAGAGCTGACTGGAGAGGATTATTTATATTTTTATGACGCAGCTGCGCCAATTGTAGAAAAAGACAGCCTTGATATGGATAAAGTGTACTTGAAATCCCGTTATGATAAAGGTGAAGCGGCATATTTGAACTGCCCGATGACAGAAGAAGAGTTTGACCGTTTTCATGAAGCATTAACATCGGCAGAGACAGTACCATTAAAAGAATTTGAAAAAGAAATTTTCTTTGAAGGCTGCATGCCGATTGAAGTCATGGCAAAACGGGGAAAGAAAACAATGCTTTTCGGACCGATGAAGCCGGTTGGTTTAGAGCATCCTGTTACAGGAAAGCGTCCTTATGCTGTTGTTCAGCTCAGACAGGATGATGCAGCAGGAACACTCTATAATATTGTAGGATTCCAGACTCATTTAAAATGGGGAGACCAAAAGGAAGTTCTCAAATTGATTCCGGGCCTTGAAAATGTAGAAATCGTCAGATACGGCGTGATGCATAGAAACACGTTCATTAACTCTCCAAGCCTGTTAAAGCCTACTTATCAATTTAAAAACCGCAGTGATCTGTTCTTTGCAGGCCAAATGACGGGAGTAGAAGGATATGTGGAATCAGCTGCTTCAGGACTAGTAGCAGGTATTAATGCGGCTAAACTTGTTTTAGGAGAAGAGCTTGTTACTTTCCCTCAGGAAACAGCAATAGGCAGTATGGCTCACTATATTACAACAACAAACCAGAAGAACTTCCAGCCGATGAATGCAAACTTTGGGCTTTTAAAAGAATTGCCTGTTAAAATTAAAAATAAAAAAGAGCGTAATGAACAATACGCGAATCGTGCGATTGAGACAATTCAAACAATTTCGAAAACAATATAG
- the codY gene encoding GTP-sensing pleiotropic transcriptional regulator CodY codes for MALLQKTRIINSMLQAAAGKPVNFKEMAETLRDVIDSNIFVVSRRGKLLGYSINQQIENDRMKKMLEDRQFPEEYTKNLFNVPETSSNLDINSEYTAFPVENRDLFQAGLTTIVPIIGGGERLGTLILSRLQDQFNDDDLILAEYGATVVGMEILREKAEEIEEEARSKAVVQMAISSLSYSELEAIEHIFEELDGNEGLLVASKIADRVGITRSVIVNALRKLESAGVIESRSLGMKGTYIKVLNNKFLIELENLKSH; via the coding sequence ATGGCTTTATTACAAAAAACAAGAATTATTAACTCCATGCTGCAAGCTGCGGCAGGGAAACCGGTAAACTTCAAGGAAATGGCGGAGACGTTGCGGGATGTAATTGATTCCAATATTTTCGTTGTAAGCCGCAGAGGCAAACTCCTTGGATATTCTATTAATCAGCAAATTGAAAATGATCGTATGAAAAAAATGCTTGAGGATCGTCAATTCCCTGAAGAATATACGAAAAATCTGTTTAATGTCCCTGAAACCTCTTCTAACTTGGATATTAATAGTGAATATACTGCTTTTCCTGTTGAGAACAGAGACCTGTTCCAAGCTGGTTTAACAACAATTGTACCGATCATCGGAGGCGGAGAAAGATTAGGAACACTCATTCTTTCACGTTTACAGGATCAATTTAATGACGATGACTTAATCCTTGCTGAATACGGCGCTACAGTTGTCGGAATGGAAATTCTGAGAGAAAAGGCAGAAGAAATTGAAGAGGAAGCAAGAAGCAAAGCTGTCGTTCAAATGGCTATCAGTTCGCTTTCTTACAGTGAGCTTGAAGCAATTGAGCACATTTTTGAAGAGCTTGACGGAAACGAAGGCCTACTTGTAGCAAGTAAAATCGCTGACCGCGTCGGCATTACCCGTTCTGTTATTGTTAACGCACTCAGAAAGCTTGAAAGCGCGGGTGTCATTGAGTCAAGATCATTAGGAATGAAAGGTACTTATATCAAAGTCCTAAACAACAAATTCCTAATTGAACTAGAAAATCTAAAATCTCATTAA